gaaaaatccctgttactttcatggcatactcagagtcatagaaacctggttgctccacgGTGTGTGTAAATGCTACAAGGGTTTGCGGGGACTTGTGGTCGAATTCTGGCAGTTTTATAGCGAACCTAGCGGTTTTGGTGGAGTACTACGCGGTCCCAACCAAATGGAATCAGTAGCCGTAGAACACCCCTCCAGCGTTTTGTACTTAGAGTAGTCGGATGGCCAAGTCAAGCGTGTCTTtcaagcatggcctactataataacgtcCTGTCAgtgtcagcgcgcaatacttcTTGCGCAAAAAAGTTAATTGACAGAGGCGTAATAGATATGAtactaatataaaattacgtaatataaaattttaatacagaattgaaatgagtggaaaaacagtggaaagtggaacctagcgcagCGTGTGGTCAGCATACGttgggaaatggaaaaaagataaTCCAACTACTGGATTCGAACTCGGGCCTCCCGCATTGCAGTCGTAGGTGCTATCCGCTAGACCCAACAACTGATATTTAATGTCGTATCCCTTACGATTTTATTGCAGGATGGCAGGATATCTCTAATTCTagtcaacagatggctctCCGACGCTGCCAGCTCCGCCCACAAAGGGGCGGAAATTTCGACCACAAGTCCCCGCAAATCCTTGTGGCATTTACACACACCGTGGAgaaaccaggtttctatgactctggcatactcacatggcctactataataacggcctgtcagcgcgcaatacctccagcgcctaaaactgcattgAGGGGCGTAGTACCCCAACTAACGAACCTAGGGCCAGCTTACggtaggaaagggaaaaaagaaatgactgagGCGATTCTCCAGGGGTCTCCAGCTCATTCTCTATTAGCTACTTACAACTCTTCATGCTtgaacttcatcaacaacttcatcaacaacaacagagatacaaaaagaagaacaacaaaaacttacgggtagcgaattgggtcacatatcccgatgataagctccctgcatccacgagccgtctttcaggccgtggggaggctaacgaacagcctacgttcaacgatcacctcttctctacctttcagtttgtggttcgatcttcaaggtagtgaacagtactacagatcgatttttagcctggcaaggctatttttgccatttttagcctggcaaggctttttttggtgtgccatttagcacctttatagtaggcatggctcttcttctttctcttttcttttctttcttcttgttttctctcttctttttttctttcttgaaggcgtagaatcttgcgacttgatctgttgtagaagcttgcgtaATGCTGAAAATCTgatgaatcttgcgtatcttgatATGAAGAATTGGAGGGGGGTTTTGCGGCGGTGTCGGGGCTTGAACAcggggccttcagaatgcgaagcgaaggtggtaaccactgtgccaggaccgcacatctcaaacaaacttatttttcatcgaccttcgttctaataccggagctatataatatgtgactaatagtggtgtcgcgctgtggtagggcgctgtggtatagcactgagatcatacgtcgactgtccgtgttcggttctgatagacgccattgcttcaaaatgttttttattatttttataaatgtaaataaaaaaaataaaataacccattttatttattttagaacagtattaaatcgaacacatttttaaagcaattaaccagtgcccgtcaaagccaaacaagttaccagaaaaatttaaattggctatggaaataaaaccatcggattgccccatcatatttgtttagttaagcaataaagatatggttttttccaaaaataattgtcatcgaactttcaacgttataaagcctcaagagaatcacagcgtttcccaatgaacaGTGTGTTGCTCACCGAAGACCGAAGTAGAGAAAGgaacaaattcatttcaagGAACTCGGTGAAATTTATTAAATCGCATGGATTTGAAAGAAACCTTGACATGCATGTAAGAAAGCACTCTATGAAGTTGCCTTTGGCAGAAGACGTGGATCGCTTGATTTATAGAAGTTTGACCGTTAGTTCGAAGCAAACAAGAGTGCTATCACTATCGTCGCGAAGTTCCCATATGGCTTTGGCGTTCACCTAAAATGGAAGGTGGAATGTAATTGCTTTCGAATTTTGAGTGGTATGTTTGGTCCACATGGTAAATCGCCTTTCAGGTAGGAAAAAActgattttttcatttcttaacGCAAACAGTACTATTGAACGAAGCTTACCGAAGGGAAGGCAGAAGATAGAACTAGAAGGGTTGACATAGTAATGGGCTCAGCCACTGCCACAGGGCAGTCACCAACTTTTACGTCCTCGCAAGCAGGAGGAAATCTACCAGGCCTAATGATAAAACGTCAATAAAACGCGATGACTAACATTCTTgcacatttttgaaatcgcATACCAAGGAAGAGTTACGCCACCAATAACGCCTTTCACGTCGGTCGTCAATGTGTTAGTAGAAACCGCTATCCAATACGAAAATTACAATAAATTAGGagattaaatttaattgttattaacgatttgtttttatatacacaCCTGAGACGAAATCATAttcgtattatttttttttccacttcttccACATTCTATACGaactaaacataaaaatacgatAATATAACTACACAAAGGTTAGAAGTTAATTTTGATATGTAACAGGTAATGGGATAATGGGACATGTCCCCttgtttggacttagaaaatttttcaagtaggtgcagcctttattttttattcaatatcgGTCGTAAGCGTATAACGAAGAGTTGTCTCACCATACTAATACACCATggttcaagtaaccatatccaattagggctcggccccgatcgtctttgatcggggcaaaccgcggtttttcatttaaaaatcgtcaaaccgtcggttcggtttggtCATTTTTTACTGCGGTtcggttttcggtttgcagctgggcaaaaccggtttgaaccgccattaaaatttttttttaaacttagctgaaattccaaatcaagtaattatcactaattgttgtgagcgTAATGGTGATCGGCAACTtgttgtaaatcaaatttccgatcagacttgtagacatcgcgatcgaaaattggtcgatccttccgccatctagcgacaaaatcTGTTACTGATGTTATTGTCCTATGCAAACCGCAAATccgcggtgcaaaccgtaaaaccgCGGTGCAAACAGAAAACCGCGATACAAACCGTCAAACCGCGGTTCAatcggtttgaaaaaaaaaaacggcaaaccgaaccgcaccggtttgtcctttaaaaaaaaaaaccgcgcgggtcggccaaaatcgtgcccgatcgtcgcggggccgagccctataTCCAAACCATGTCTGAAGGAAtcaatgagaaaattaaataggaatctggccgctagatggccatagctgtaaaaaagaaaaaaaaggccaatttttttttttttttttggggggtaaaacggattgccatagactTATGGCCagacctgccgtaatcgcgattgaaaattaatcgcgattgcgatttcgattaaaattttaatcggcgatcaaattattttaaaataatcgaaatcggcgattaaagtggaaaaaaattaatttttaatcgcgattatttttcgattatttagcgacatctatgaacggtagatgagactatatgaaagtctactcatagctttgtcatt
The nucleotide sequence above comes from Daphnia carinata strain CSIRO-1 chromosome 3, CSIRO_AGI_Dcar_HiC_V3, whole genome shotgun sequence. Encoded proteins:
- the LOC130698692 gene encoding NPC intracellular cholesterol transporter 2-like, with protein sequence MISSQVSVSTNTLTTDVKGVIGGVTLPWPGRFPPACEDVKVGDCPVAVAEPITMSTLLVLSSAFPSVNAKAIWELRDDSDSTLVCFELTVKLL